CCTCACCCAGCAGTTTATTCACCAGGGTCGACTTGCCCACATTGGGCCGTCCGACAATGGCAAGCTGGATCGGGCGGTTCGGTGCCTCTTCCTCAAGCGGTTCGCCATCCTCGTCGAGTTCCACATTGACGTCAACACCGTTGATCGCCTCATGGGCCTCGGCTTCTTCGGCATAGGGCAACAGCGCCTGATAAAGATCGATCATACCCTCGCCATGTTCTGCGGAAAGGGCAATCGGGTCACCCATTCCCAGGCCATAGGCCTCCATCAGTCCGGGTTGACCGGCAGCGCCTTCGCATTTGTTGGCACAGAGCAGGACCGGTGTTTCATGACGCCGAAGAACCTGTGCAAAATGCTCGTCCAGCGGCGTCAGCCCCGCACGCGCATCAATCAGCAACAGCGCCACATCGGCATCCTGCAAGGCTTGTTCGGTCTGGCGGCGCATGCGCCCTTCCAGACTGTCATCCAGGGTGTCCTCAAGGCCCGCCGTATCAATCACGCGAAAACGCATGTCGGAAATGCGGCCCTCACCCTCGCGGCGGTCACGGGTCACGCCGGGCTGGTCATCGACAATAGCCAAACGTTTACCGACCAGCCGATTGAACAGGGTCGATTTACCGACATTCGGTCGGCCAATAATAGTTACCGTAAAGGTCATAACTCTAATTCCTAGCGGAAGGCGATCAAACGCCCTCCTTCCGTCTGGACGTAGACTGTCCCCCCGGCGACCACAGGGGCCACATGAACGGGGTCTCCAACGTCCTCTCTGCCAAGTATTTTGCCGGTATAGGGCGATACGGTCCACACTTCGCCCAGGGAGTTCCCCAAAATCAACCGGTCTCCGGCCAGAACAGGACCAACCCACGTAATCGCATCCACAGGATCTTCCGGATCCTCCCAGATCGGCAGGCTGGTAAGCCAACGCACCCGGCCACCACGGCGGGTCATTGCCACCAAATGCCCCTCATTGGCAAGCACAAAGAGGAAATCGCCTGCAATCCAGGGCGTATTAATGCCGCCAATGCGCTTTTCCCATATCCGGGCACCGCTACTCAGGTCAAAAGCCGCCATCCGTCCGGCCTGGCTCAACGCATAGACAATACCACGGTCAATAACCGGTGCCCCGCGGATATCCGCCAGACTGGACAGCGCATCCACGCGGCGCAGCGACGTCAGGGTGCCGTTCCATTCCACACGTCCGCTCTTCGCGCCAATCGCGAAAATTTCGCCCGAGGAATACGGTACAACCGCAACCTTGTCGTTCAGTGCCGCACTGCTGCCGCCCAACATGCCCGCTGTCTCGCTAAAGCCGGTGTGGCTCCAGAGCTTGTCGCCATTTTTCGCGTCAAAGGCCACGCTCTGGTTGTCTACGGTTGTAACCAGCACGATGCCCTTGGCAACCGCGGGGGCAGCACGCATCGGCGCATCGACATTCGCCCGCCAGATTTCCGCACCATCACTTGCCTTCATCGCCACCAGCTTGGCATAGCCCGTGGACAGATACAGTACCCCGCCCTCAAAGGCCAAACCGCCACCGAAAGCATCGTCATCCTCGTCCGGAATTTCCACCTGCCTGCGCCAGACGACATCACCGTCCTTGGTGTCAAAGGCGGACACCTCATAATCGACATCGACGGTATAGACACGGTTGCCGACAACGATTGGCGCCGACAGCAGGCGTTCCTCCTCATCACCGCCATCGCCAAAGCTGGACGACCAGACTTCCTTCAGATTGGAAGCGGTCTCGAGGTGGTGCATCGCATGGTCGGAGTAACCGCCGGATTGCGGCCAGTCCGGGTTCAGATAGGGTTTGGGCAGACGAACTTCCAGATCGGCCAGACGCTGGTCCGGCTCCAGATCGCTTTCCAGCAGCATGACGGACAGGCGCTCACCGGGAAGCGGCGGCGCCTCGTCATCTCCAAGCCAGCTTCCGCAACCGCCCAAGGCGAGACCTGCCGACAGGGCGGAAAGGGCCGCAAAGGCCTTCAGGCGGATACGAATCGACATGGCCTATGCTCCCACTGCCTGCAGCAATTCACTTGCACGCTGACGGGCCGCC
The Aestuariispira ectoiniformans genome window above contains:
- a CDS encoding outer membrane protein assembly factor BamB family protein, producing the protein MSIRIRLKAFAALSALSAGLALGGCGSWLGDDEAPPLPGERLSVMLLESDLEPDQRLADLEVRLPKPYLNPDWPQSGGYSDHAMHHLETASNLKEVWSSSFGDGGDEEERLLSAPIVVGNRVYTVDVDYEVSAFDTKDGDVVWRRQVEIPDEDDDAFGGGLAFEGGVLYLSTGYAKLVAMKASDGAEIWRANVDAPMRAAPAVAKGIVLVTTVDNQSVAFDAKNGDKLWSHTGFSETAGMLGGSSAALNDKVAVVPYSSGEIFAIGAKSGRVEWNGTLTSLRRVDALSSLADIRGAPVIDRGIVYALSQAGRMAAFDLSSGARIWEKRIGGINTPWIAGDFLFVLANEGHLVAMTRRGGRVRWLTSLPIWEDPEDPVDAITWVGPVLAGDRLILGNSLGEVWTVSPYTGKILGREDVGDPVHVAPVVAGGTVYVQTEGGRLIAFR